In Clostridium sp. DL-VIII, the following proteins share a genomic window:
- the hxsD gene encoding His-Xaa-Ser system protein HxsD produces the protein MSDKLTKENDNSIAFYLNKDIYNVKTIMKAAYNFIEGFYILLNYVNSDIEVVLESKEQKNSEEMKKYKGEFYNELLRQNIRYIVAKDTKNIRELVMGRALYDTCIEYEDTKEDVNENSPELKDELDILVNWFDKNEG, from the coding sequence ATGAGTGATAAATTAACAAAGGAAAATGATAATTCTATAGCTTTTTATCTTAATAAAGATATATATAATGTTAAAACAATAATGAAGGCTGCCTATAATTTTATAGAAGGCTTCTATATTTTATTAAATTACGTAAATAGTGATATTGAAGTTGTTTTAGAAAGTAAAGAGCAAAAGAATAGTGAAGAAATGAAAAAGTATAAAGGTGAATTCTATAATGAATTATTGAGGCAGAATATTAGATACATTGTTGCTAAGGATACTAAAAATATTAGGGAATTAGTTATGGGGAGAGCATTATATGATACATGTATTGAATATGAGGATACTAAGGAAGATGTAAATGAAAATAGTCCTGAATTAAAGGATGAGTTAGATATATTAGTTAACTGGTTTGATAAGAATGAGGGGTAG
- the hxsB gene encoding His-Xaa-Ser system radical SAM maturase HxsB — translation MESLTNADYKINYFNFEEMKDKFLITNDLGRYLFIDKNHMKSILNQDFNIPRGQLKLLEDNYFIYRDKEEFIEKASSELRKMKNYLNDGTQLHIFVLTTFCNLGCIYCQASAYNKAENCENSHKFMTKEIAKRAVDIALQSPAMNLTFEFQGGEPLANFEVLKYIVSYSKERNKELGKDICYSMVSNLTLINEEMINFILKNNIGLSTSIDGPETLHNKNRKYNKGNSLEITKSKLELINRKANFSSSVQAIQTTSKFSLDYPKEIVDEYVSLGLKSIFVRPLTPMGYAAKHWGEIGYTAEEYLNFYKKVLNYIIELAAKGIDIREANAVILLKKILNNDPINYMELRSPCGGAIGQLAYNYDGNIYTCDEGRMLSEMGDESFKIGDVYKNTLAGLIKSPVCKTVAVSSCLEAIPGCEQCAYSPYCGVCPVCNYAQYGNLFAPNVNSYRCRIFKGMLEILFEKIEENDEKIMGIFDWWVK, via the coding sequence ATGGAGAGTTTAACTAATGCAGATTACAAGATAAATTACTTTAATTTTGAAGAAATGAAAGACAAGTTCTTGATCACTAATGATTTAGGAAGATATTTATTTATTGATAAAAATCATATGAAGAGCATACTTAACCAGGATTTTAATATTCCTAGAGGCCAGCTTAAATTATTAGAAGATAACTATTTTATCTACAGGGATAAAGAAGAGTTTATTGAAAAAGCCTCAAGTGAACTAAGAAAAATGAAAAATTATCTTAATGATGGGACGCAGTTGCATATATTTGTTCTTACTACTTTCTGTAATTTAGGCTGCATATACTGTCAGGCATCTGCTTACAATAAGGCGGAAAACTGTGAAAATAGTCATAAATTTATGACAAAAGAAATAGCCAAAAGAGCAGTTGATATTGCACTTCAATCTCCAGCTATGAATTTGACCTTTGAATTTCAAGGTGGAGAACCTCTAGCAAATTTTGAAGTATTAAAATATATTGTAAGTTATTCAAAAGAAAGAAACAAAGAATTAGGAAAAGATATATGCTATTCAATGGTTTCCAATTTAACCTTAATAAATGAAGAAATGATAAATTTCATTCTTAAAAATAATATAGGCTTATCTACATCAATTGATGGACCAGAGACATTACATAATAAAAATAGAAAATATAATAAAGGAAACAGCTTGGAAATAACAAAAAGTAAACTAGAACTAATTAATAGGAAAGCTAATTTTTCAAGTTCAGTACAAGCTATACAAACAACAAGTAAATTTAGCCTAGATTATCCAAAAGAAATTGTAGATGAATATGTGTCACTAGGATTGAAATCAATTTTTGTGCGTCCATTAACACCAATGGGATATGCAGCAAAGCATTGGGGAGAAATTGGATATACAGCAGAAGAGTATTTAAACTTCTATAAGAAAGTCCTAAATTACATAATAGAGCTTGCAGCTAAAGGGATAGATATAAGGGAAGCCAATGCAGTAATATTATTAAAGAAAATCCTAAATAATGATCCAATAAATTATATGGAATTAAGATCACCTTGCGGAGGTGCCATAGGGCAGCTTGCTTATAATTATGACGGAAATATATATACTTGCGATGAAGGAAGGATGCTTTCGGAAATGGGCGATGAAAGCTTTAAGATTGGTGACGTATATAAAAATACCTTAGCAGGTTTAATAAAAAGTCCAGTATGTAAAACAGTAGCAGTATCTTCATGCCTCGAAGCAATTCCAGGATGTGAGCAATGTGCCTATAGTCCATATTGTGGAGTATGCCCTGTTTGCAATTATGCTCAGTATGGCAATTTGTTTGCTCCTAATGTTAATTCTTATAGATGTAGGATATTTAAGGGGATGCTTGAGATATTGTTTGAGAAGATTGAAGAGAATGATGAGAAAATTATGGGGATTTTTGATTGGTGGGTTAAGTAA
- the hxsA3 gene encoding His-Xaa-Ser repeat protein HxsA3, giving the protein MGKINYPKINKKIQDFIYEEEGNISRDKVLFIGSMLVILAAMIPSKAFAGHSSHASHASHTSSAAPSGHASHESHASHASSSTGTDNYSADSSTSGSSNSGATQSNYNAASSSNSSSAASNSSTASSSNTAASANSNGTSNAPAEAPAKVPGTPKIPDATPNF; this is encoded by the coding sequence AATTCAAGATTTTATATACGAAGAAGAAGGAAACATAAGTAGAGATAAGGTACTATTTATTGGATCAATGTTAGTTATTTTAGCAGCAATGATACCATCAAAAGCATTTGCAGGACATAGTTCACATGCATCACATGCTTCACATACATCATCAGCAGCTCCAAGTGGACATGCATCGCATGAATCACATGCGTCTCATGCATCATCTTCTACAGGAACAGATAATTATAGCGCAGATTCTAGTACATCAGGTTCAAGTAATTCAGGAGCAACTCAAAGTAATTATAATGCTGCGTCATCAAGCAATTCAAGTTCAGCAGCATCTAACTCATCAACTGCTTCAAGTTCAAATACTGCAGCATCAGCAAATTCAAATGGAACTTCAAATGCGCCAGCTGAAGCGCCTGCAAAAGTACCGGGAACACCTAAAATACCAGATGCAACACCTAATTTTTAG
- the hxsC gene encoding His-Xaa-Ser system radical SAM maturase HxsC, whose product MELVGKVTYDNLEKEDNLILVIKDKAYEDFKYGFFAYIFESNILPKELEEDLLEKNVKFISGINISKLTSGDVVKVNSSKNSLKVMYKANSSEQVILTTNQCNNNCIMCPDSDGIRSTHHNADVNIIKSAIKLMNDNTKYICITGGEPTFLKEELFHILDICKDKFHNAEFIMLTNGRTFYYENYTKEFIKHCPNNIIVGIPLHSNKEYMHDEITRVKGSYVQTVNGMKNLLNHKQLVEIRVVINKLNYLELNNIAKMITREFPNCYRVNFMAMEILGNAYINRDEVWVDFIDFKEQLEKACLTLLSSGIRTYIYNIPLCYIDKKFWSIAKKSITEYKVKYGEECEECNIKEKCGGFFYSTKKFKNLKGIGIV is encoded by the coding sequence ATGGAGTTAGTAGGAAAAGTTACATATGATAATTTAGAAAAGGAAGATAATTTAATATTAGTTATAAAAGATAAGGCTTATGAAGATTTTAAATACGGATTTTTTGCTTATATATTTGAAAGCAACATACTTCCTAAAGAACTAGAAGAAGATTTATTAGAAAAAAACGTTAAATTTATAAGTGGAATTAATATAAGCAAATTGACATCTGGAGATGTAGTGAAAGTAAACTCGAGTAAAAATTCTTTAAAAGTTATGTATAAAGCTAATTCTTCAGAACAAGTCATTTTAACAACTAATCAATGCAATAATAACTGCATAATGTGTCCAGATTCAGATGGAATCAGAAGTACTCATCACAATGCAGATGTAAATATTATAAAATCAGCTATCAAATTAATGAATGATAATACTAAATATATATGCATTACTGGTGGAGAACCTACCTTTTTAAAAGAAGAGCTGTTTCACATTTTAGATATATGCAAAGATAAATTTCATAATGCTGAATTTATAATGTTAACTAATGGAAGAACTTTTTATTATGAAAACTATACTAAGGAATTTATAAAGCATTGTCCAAACAACATAATTGTTGGTATTCCACTTCATTCTAATAAGGAATATATGCATGATGAGATTACAAGGGTCAAAGGAAGTTATGTTCAAACAGTTAATGGAATGAAAAATTTGTTAAACCATAAGCAACTTGTTGAAATAAGGGTTGTAATAAATAAACTAAATTATTTAGAGTTGAATAATATAGCAAAGATGATTACTAGAGAATTTCCTAATTGTTACAGAGTAAATTTTATGGCTATGGAAATACTGGGGAATGCATATATAAATCGAGATGAAGTCTGGGTTGATTTCATAGATTTTAAAGAGCAATTAGAAAAGGCGTGTCTAACTTTATTATCTAGCGGAATTCGTACTTATATTTATAATATTCCATTATGCTATATTGATAAAAAGTTTTGGAGTATTGCTAAAAAAAGTATCACAGAATACAAAGTTAAATATGGGGAAGAGTGTGAAGAGTGCAACATAAAAGAAAAATGTGGAGGCTTCTTTTATTCTACTAAGAAATTTAAAAACTTAAAGGGAATAGGTATAGTATAA